Proteins from a single region of Gemmatimonadales bacterium:
- a CDS encoding DUF1707 domain-containing protein has product MSDQPNVPASRPPTAERRDITIEALSSLFAVGRLELEEFEARVDRAIRAETVADLDQLVADLAPTGEHRTAPVPAPPREPMGQDLPRGSRATIAVWSGTQRNGRWFPAPRHVGIALMGGFELDFREAELGPGTTNVYLYALFGGIGVIVPPDLDVEVSGMAIMGGLTHLASHPERLESQRPRLRIHAYALMAGVDVKVRLPGETAKEARQRRRSEQRRLRGGDEE; this is encoded by the coding sequence ATGAGCGACCAGCCGAACGTTCCAGCCTCCAGGCCGCCGACGGCGGAGCGCCGAGACATCACGATCGAGGCGCTGTCGTCGCTCTTCGCGGTGGGCCGGCTCGAGCTGGAGGAGTTCGAGGCGCGGGTAGACCGTGCCATCCGGGCCGAGACGGTGGCCGACCTCGACCAGCTCGTCGCCGACCTCGCGCCGACGGGAGAGCACCGGACGGCGCCGGTGCCGGCGCCGCCGCGCGAGCCGATGGGCCAGGATCTCCCGCGAGGGAGCCGCGCCACCATCGCGGTGTGGAGCGGCACGCAGCGCAATGGCCGCTGGTTCCCCGCCCCGCGCCACGTCGGCATCGCCCTCATGGGTGGGTTCGAGCTCGACTTCCGCGAGGCGGAGCTGGGACCCGGGACAACCAACGTCTACCTCTACGCGCTATTTGGCGGGATCGGCGTGATCGTGCCGCCGGACCTGGATGTCGAAGTGAGCGGCATGGCGATCATGGGCGGGCTGACGCACCTCGCGTCGCACCCCGAGCGCCTGGAGTCGCAGCGGCCGCGCTTGCGCATCCACGCCTACGCGCTCATGGCCGGGGTCGATGTGAAGGTGCGGTTGCCAGGCGAGACGGCCAAGGAGGCGCGCCAGCGCCGGCGCAGTGAGCAGCGCCGGCTGCGCGGCGGAGACGAGGAGTAG
- a CDS encoding prolyl oligopeptidase family serine peptidase — protein MSASKRGVLMGRVSARTLLTGLAGGAALTIVAMAIGIALDPRAAFAQRGRADPGVFTLADILSAPFPSDMVAAPHGARVAWIGDEEGRRNVWVAEAPAFRARRLTRYTADDGQELSGLTWTFDGRALLYVRGGAPGSNWSADVPVNPTSDPGGSDQAVWLVPVAGGAPRRLGDGAHPAASPAGDLVAFVLRDTMRVAPLRAAGPPRVLFRARGQSARPVWSPDGRSLAFVSGRDDHSFIGVYEVRRNALRWIAPTVDRDDFPRWSPDGSRLAFVRRPGSTSASGPATPAASDTTVPPWTIMVADAATGTTREAWRAPATPDGALPGNSGEWVLQWAADDRLLFAAELGGWLGLYSMGAAGGEATRLTPQGCEVEDVALTGDRRLAYLTTNCGDIDRRHIQRVATSGGPVDNVTSGDAIEWSPRPLADSTLALLRSDARLPATPSIMPAGAGPEPMAGWRAPTAFPAEQLVEPQQVIVRASDSTEVHLQLFLPPERGTEGGRRPAVMFFHGGPRRQMLLGWHYRYYYHNSYAFNQYLASRGFVVVSVNYRSGTGYGRAFRQAPRTGRDGASEYSDVLAAAAYLRSRTDVDPARVGLWGGSYGGYLTALGLARNSDLFAAGVDLHGVHDWSRSGNPDARPMQLPDSMVARMRQASPVGSIERWRSPVLLIHGDDDRNVDFSQTVDLVQRLRRRGVSVEQLVFPDDVHDFLRHEHWLAAYRAAAEFFATRLGTAVAER, from the coding sequence ATGAGCGCGAGTAAACGCGGCGTCCTGATGGGGCGGGTTTCGGCCCGCACGCTGCTGACCGGCCTGGCGGGCGGAGCGGCGCTGACGATCGTCGCGATGGCCATCGGCATCGCTCTCGATCCACGCGCGGCGTTCGCCCAGCGCGGGCGTGCCGATCCTGGAGTGTTCACCCTCGCCGACATCCTCAGCGCACCGTTCCCGTCCGATATGGTCGCGGCGCCGCACGGCGCGCGCGTGGCGTGGATCGGGGACGAGGAAGGGCGGCGCAATGTCTGGGTGGCGGAGGCGCCCGCGTTCCGCGCCCGCCGGCTCACCCGCTACACCGCCGACGACGGGCAGGAACTGTCCGGCCTCACCTGGACCTTTGACGGCCGCGCGCTGCTGTACGTCCGCGGTGGCGCGCCCGGCTCCAACTGGTCCGCCGACGTCCCCGTCAATCCGACCAGTGATCCGGGCGGCTCGGACCAGGCGGTGTGGCTCGTGCCGGTCGCGGGCGGCGCGCCTCGGCGCCTGGGCGACGGCGCCCACCCTGCGGCCTCGCCCGCGGGAGACCTCGTCGCGTTCGTGCTGCGCGACACCATGCGGGTCGCTCCGCTCAGAGCGGCCGGCCCGCCGCGGGTGCTCTTCCGGGCGCGAGGCCAGAGCGCCCGGCCGGTCTGGTCGCCGGACGGCCGATCGCTCGCCTTCGTCAGCGGGCGCGACGACCACAGCTTCATCGGCGTGTACGAGGTGCGGCGGAACGCACTCCGCTGGATCGCGCCTACGGTGGACCGCGACGACTTCCCCCGCTGGTCGCCGGACGGCTCGAGGCTCGCGTTCGTCAGGCGTCCCGGGTCCACGTCGGCTTCGGGTCCCGCCACGCCCGCGGCCTCGGACACCACCGTGCCGCCCTGGACCATCATGGTCGCGGATGCCGCGACCGGCACCACCCGCGAGGCCTGGCGCGCACCGGCCACGCCCGACGGCGCGCTGCCCGGCAACTCCGGCGAATGGGTGCTGCAATGGGCCGCGGACGACCGACTGCTCTTCGCCGCGGAACTCGGCGGTTGGCTAGGTCTGTACTCGATGGGCGCGGCGGGCGGCGAGGCGACGCGCCTCACTCCTCAAGGCTGCGAGGTCGAGGACGTCGCATTGACCGGGGACCGGCGCCTCGCGTACCTGACGACCAACTGCGGTGACATCGACCGGCGGCACATCCAGCGCGTGGCTACGTCGGGCGGTCCGGTGGACAACGTGACGTCGGGCGACGCCATCGAATGGAGCCCGAGGCCGCTCGCGGACAGCACGCTCGCGCTCCTCAGATCGGACGCGCGCCTTCCCGCCACTCCATCCATCATGCCGGCCGGAGCAGGCCCCGAGCCGATGGCGGGATGGCGGGCGCCCACGGCGTTCCCCGCCGAGCAGCTGGTTGAGCCACAGCAGGTCATCGTCCGCGCATCCGACTCGACCGAGGTCCATCTTCAGTTGTTCCTTCCGCCTGAGCGCGGGACGGAGGGGGGGCGGCGTCCCGCCGTGATGTTCTTCCATGGCGGTCCGCGGCGGCAGATGCTGCTGGGCTGGCACTACCGGTACTACTACCACAACAGTTACGCCTTCAATCAGTACCTGGCGAGCCGCGGGTTCGTCGTCGTCTCGGTGAACTACCGGTCCGGCACCGGCTACGGGCGGGCCTTCCGGCAGGCGCCGCGAACGGGGCGCGACGGGGCCTCGGAATACTCGGACGTGCTGGCCGCGGCGGCGTACCTGCGGTCACGAACGGACGTGGACCCGGCGCGCGTCGGCCTGTGGGGCGGGTCGTACGGCGGCTACCTCACCGCTCTCGGCTTGGCGCGTAACTCGGACCTGTTCGCCGCGGGCGTGGACCTGCACGGCGTCCACGACTGGTCGCGGAGCGGGAACCCCGACGCGCGGCCGATGCAGCTTCCCGATTCGATGGTCGCGCGGATGCGGCAGGCATCGCCGGTGGGCAGCATCGAACGGTGGCGCTCGCCGGTGCTCCTCATCCACGGCGACGACGACCGCAACGTGGACTTCTCTCAGACGGTGGATCTGGTCCAGCGGCTGCGCCGGCGGGGCGTGAGCGTCGAGCAGCTGGTCTTCCCGGATGACGTACACGACTTCCTCAGGCACGAACACTGGCTGGCGGCGTATCGCGCGGCGGCGGAGTTCTTCGCGACGAGGCTGGGGACCGCGGTAGCGGAGAGATAG
- a CDS encoding TorF family putative porin, with the protein MSLGIRRLRPALVGGALLAIVPRLHAQAAAEADSAPKLEVYAEARVVSRYAWRGYDLSRAKPAFQPYVEVTLPSGLGFNAFTTSALDRQTELDEAQLGLTFRREVRGAWEVGFGYLLYVMPGTQTEPSPEGPDSLSPAMSGEFVASVTRNWSGGYATLTYARGHGSGVGNSVNLWVQHTLAWAGGRWSAEPYVQVDYLDEYGPPSGFGDRMSGVEIGVPVYRQLGAVRLQLAGYLTVVPSGYVRGSNGAAGGSARRVLPWAAAGVVYERE; encoded by the coding sequence GTGAGCCTCGGCATCCGCCGGCTTCGGCCCGCGCTCGTCGGCGGCGCGCTCCTCGCCATCGTGCCGCGTCTGCACGCCCAGGCGGCGGCCGAGGCCGATTCGGCGCCGAAGCTCGAGGTCTATGCCGAAGCGCGGGTCGTCTCGCGCTACGCCTGGCGTGGCTACGACCTGTCGCGCGCCAAGCCGGCCTTCCAGCCCTACGTCGAGGTGACGCTTCCCTCCGGTCTCGGGTTCAACGCCTTCACCACCAGCGCGCTCGACCGTCAGACCGAGCTGGACGAGGCGCAGCTCGGCCTGACCTTCCGCCGCGAGGTGCGCGGCGCGTGGGAAGTCGGGTTCGGGTACCTCCTGTACGTCATGCCAGGCACCCAGACGGAGCCGTCGCCCGAAGGCCCGGACTCACTGTCGCCCGCGATGTCGGGCGAGTTCGTCGCCTCGGTTACGCGGAACTGGAGCGGAGGCTACGCGACGCTCACGTACGCGCGCGGCCACGGGTCCGGCGTGGGGAACAGCGTCAATCTCTGGGTGCAGCACACGCTCGCCTGGGCGGGGGGACGGTGGTCGGCGGAGCCCTACGTCCAGGTGGACTACCTCGACGAGTACGGGCCGCCGAGCGGCTTCGGCGACCGGATGTCCGGGGTGGAGATCGGTGTGCCGGTCTACCGGCAGTTAGGCGCGGTGCGCCTCCAGCTCGCCGGCTACCTGACCGTCGTGCCGTCCGGCTACGTGCGGGGCTCGAACGGGGCCGCCGGCGGCTCCGCGCGCAGGGTGCTGCCATGGGCCGCGGCGGGCGTGGTGTATGAGCGCGAGTAA
- a CDS encoding ATP-binding protein, translating into MTDPAPVPARPQDGRGQPLAAHAGAVRRLLRRVIVFAGLALAGLTASSWLVSGFLLRTVERDQEEARVRSAQLLLARRLDALRLTTGEFGIWTEAWNFAAHPEGRAAAEFTEVNFVDWVPHQYGSTAVLLWGHDRRLLFHWAASRADSEAWSSTDPALFPLIDRRLRVGGLVRTTHGLYLVGGSVIVRTEDQSARGRRNGYVVFAQVVTDSLLRVIGGELQEAVSLTAAPSDPADTVPSHERIAGDSAETRFREADLYGEPTIVVQLRHSDSFVGDLRRWSLVLLGSAALVVALGLVLLAVSGGRLVAKQVEAPLSAIAGAFADMRQTGRLGPIAAIGGSREWEELVATFNRAIESHHESEQKYRTVFDRGVDALFLLDPAGGEIVDANPAAEALAGSTRAELAGTRLAERLDPAPGDALPSGSFRFHGASASVPVGVVSALVELDGKPTVLVSVHDLTEREAIEAQLRHAQKMEAVGGLAAGIAHDFNNLLTTIVATAELIRSETPPTASYLEDLESLKRAGERGSELTRKLLAFTRQHQLTMQTLKLAETVADFARMVRRMVRADIELQVHSRDPDATVHADPGAVDQILMNLVTNARDAMPNGGTLTIDTGPASLDAQFEAREGWGKPGEYVVLAVSDTGAGMSDETKRRAFEPFFTTKPAGVGTGLGLAIVYGLAKQHRGYVDLYSELGHGTTFKVYFPEVAAVATAAEAPVAARPVRGGTETILLAEDEDALRRAATRVLAKHGYTVLAAADGAEALELFEANEARIALVVSDVVMPRLGGPQLMAALREKGKTPKFLFTSGYTARDVAESSQMDLDTPFLTKPWSITDLLRRVRDVLDGTADS; encoded by the coding sequence GTGACCGACCCCGCGCCTGTCCCTGCGAGACCGCAGGACGGGCGCGGCCAGCCGCTGGCTGCGCACGCCGGCGCCGTCCGGCGCCTGCTGCGGCGCGTCATCGTCTTCGCGGGGCTGGCCCTGGCGGGGCTCACCGCCAGCTCGTGGCTGGTCTCGGGGTTCCTCCTCCGCACGGTCGAGCGCGACCAGGAGGAAGCCCGCGTGCGAAGCGCCCAGCTCCTGCTGGCCCGCCGGCTGGATGCCCTCCGCCTCACGACGGGCGAGTTCGGGATCTGGACCGAAGCGTGGAACTTCGCGGCCCATCCCGAAGGGCGCGCGGCCGCCGAGTTCACGGAGGTGAACTTCGTCGACTGGGTGCCGCACCAGTACGGCTCCACCGCCGTGCTGCTTTGGGGGCACGACCGGCGGCTGCTGTTCCACTGGGCGGCGAGCCGGGCCGACAGCGAGGCCTGGAGCTCTACCGACCCGGCGCTGTTCCCGCTGATCGACCGGCGCCTGCGAGTCGGCGGACTGGTGCGCACGACGCATGGCCTCTACCTCGTCGGCGGCAGCGTGATCGTGCGCACCGAGGATCAGTCGGCGCGGGGCCGGCGCAACGGGTACGTCGTCTTCGCCCAGGTCGTGACGGATTCCCTGCTGCGGGTGATCGGCGGCGAGCTCCAGGAGGCGGTGTCGCTGACGGCCGCTCCGAGCGATCCCGCGGACACCGTCCCGAGCCACGAGCGGATCGCGGGGGACAGCGCCGAGACCCGGTTCCGCGAGGCCGACCTCTACGGCGAGCCCACCATCGTGGTGCAACTCCGGCACTCGGACAGCTTCGTCGGCGACTTGCGCCGGTGGAGCCTGGTGCTGCTCGGTTCGGCGGCGCTGGTCGTGGCCCTGGGCCTGGTGCTGCTCGCGGTGAGCGGAGGCCGGCTCGTCGCGAAGCAGGTGGAGGCGCCGCTCAGCGCGATCGCCGGCGCGTTCGCCGACATGCGGCAGACCGGCCGGCTCGGGCCCATCGCCGCGATCGGGGGCTCGCGCGAGTGGGAGGAGCTGGTCGCCACCTTCAATCGCGCCATCGAGTCCCATCACGAATCCGAGCAGAAGTACCGGACGGTATTCGACCGCGGCGTGGACGCGCTCTTCCTCCTGGACCCGGCGGGCGGCGAGATCGTGGACGCCAACCCGGCCGCCGAGGCGCTCGCGGGAAGCACCCGCGCCGAGCTGGCCGGCACGAGACTGGCGGAACGGCTCGATCCCGCACCCGGCGACGCGCTCCCGAGCGGCTCGTTCCGCTTCCACGGCGCGAGCGCCTCCGTGCCGGTCGGGGTGGTGAGCGCCCTCGTCGAGCTCGACGGGAAGCCGACGGTGCTCGTGTCGGTTCACGACCTCACCGAGCGCGAGGCGATCGAGGCCCAGCTGCGCCACGCGCAGAAGATGGAGGCCGTGGGCGGCCTCGCGGCGGGCATCGCCCACGACTTCAACAACCTGCTCACCACCATCGTCGCCACCGCCGAGCTGATCCGTTCCGAGACGCCGCCGACCGCGTCGTACCTGGAGGACCTCGAGAGCCTGAAGCGGGCCGGCGAGCGGGGTTCCGAGCTGACGCGCAAGCTGCTCGCCTTCACGCGACAGCATCAGCTGACCATGCAGACGCTCAAGCTCGCTGAAACGGTGGCCGATTTCGCCCGCATGGTGCGACGGATGGTCCGGGCCGACATCGAGCTGCAGGTGCACTCCCGCGATCCCGACGCCACGGTGCACGCGGATCCCGGCGCCGTGGACCAGATCCTCATGAACCTCGTCACCAACGCGCGCGATGCCATGCCGAACGGGGGTACCCTGACCATCGACACGGGCCCCGCGTCGCTCGACGCCCAGTTCGAGGCCAGGGAAGGGTGGGGGAAGCCCGGCGAGTACGTGGTCCTCGCGGTGTCGGACACCGGCGCGGGCATGAGCGACGAGACCAAACGGCGGGCCTTCGAGCCGTTCTTCACGACCAAGCCGGCCGGTGTCGGCACCGGCCTCGGCCTGGCGATCGTGTACGGGCTCGCCAAGCAGCACCGGGGGTACGTCGACCTCTACAGTGAGCTGGGCCACGGCACCACCTTCAAGGTGTACTTCCCGGAGGTCGCCGCGGTCGCGACCGCGGCGGAGGCGCCGGTCGCGGCGCGTCCCGTCCGGGGGGGCACGGAGACCATCCTCCTCGCGGAGGACGAGGATGCGCTCCGGCGCGCCGCCACGCGGGTGCTGGCCAAGCACGGGTACACGGTGCTGGCCGCCGCCGACGGTGCCGAGGCGCTGGAACTGTTCGAGGCGAACGAGGCGCGCATCGCCCTGGTGGTATCGGACGTGGTGATGCCGCGTCTGGGAGGACCCCAGCTCATGGCCGCGCTCCGGGAGAAGGGCAAGACCCCCAAGTTCCTCTTTACCAGCGGCTACACCGCGCGCGACGTCGCCGAGTCGTCCCAGATGGACCTGGACACGCCCTTCCTCACCAAGCCCTGGTCCATCACCGACCTGCTGCGCCGCGTCCGGGACGTCCTGGACGGCACGGCGGACTCGTGA
- a CDS encoding type IV pilus twitching motility protein PilT → MAILDKFIQVMFEHGAGCVRLESGAAVVLEVDGADRPVTKEVLTRPKVMALVREIAPEGMKDHLDAESRMAFGYALEGQRVDVEILHAGEDVRVRVSPARARRSSAAISMPMEARMGVEGNLPPMQSAPAPTRQAVEASDAAEERIQEMLQRLVKSGSSDLHLRVGEPPIIRKSGVMERLEGYEPLTVDEVQALLLSIMPERNRKEFAETNDSDFAYEILDLARFRANVLRDRKGPAAAFRVIPTKIMTVEELGLSEDVQKLCFLSKGLVVVTGPTGSGKSTTLAAMIDLVNRKRTDHIITIEDPIEFVHPNKSCVITQRQVSLHTDSFKRALRAALREDPDIVLVGEMRDLETVAIAIETAETGHLVFGTLHTTTAPSTVDRIIDQFPADRQSQIRVMLSESLKGVVAQILCKKIGGGRVAVREILLNIPAIANLIREGKTFQIQSMMQTNKKIGMVTLNDALLDAVEKKLVEPHEAWIKSVDKSALEAMLKAKGHDLSFLKNVQQ, encoded by the coding sequence ATGGCCATTCTCGACAAGTTCATCCAGGTGATGTTCGAGCACGGCGCCGGCTGCGTGCGCCTCGAGAGCGGAGCGGCGGTCGTCCTCGAGGTGGACGGCGCGGACCGGCCCGTCACCAAGGAGGTCCTGACCAGACCCAAGGTCATGGCGCTGGTGCGGGAGATCGCGCCGGAGGGGATGAAGGACCACCTCGACGCCGAGTCGCGGATGGCGTTCGGCTACGCGCTCGAAGGCCAGCGGGTGGACGTGGAGATCCTGCACGCCGGAGAGGACGTGCGGGTGAGGGTGTCGCCGGCGCGCGCCCGCCGCTCGTCAGCCGCGATCTCGATGCCGATGGAAGCGCGGATGGGCGTGGAGGGCAACCTGCCGCCGATGCAGTCCGCGCCCGCGCCGACCCGCCAGGCGGTCGAGGCCTCCGACGCCGCGGAAGAGCGCATCCAGGAGATGCTCCAGAGGCTGGTCAAGTCGGGCTCGTCCGACCTGCACCTGCGCGTCGGCGAGCCGCCCATCATCCGCAAGTCGGGCGTGATGGAGCGGCTGGAGGGCTACGAGCCTCTCACCGTGGACGAGGTGCAGGCCCTCCTCCTCTCCATAATGCCGGAGCGGAACCGGAAGGAATTCGCGGAGACCAACGACAGCGATTTCGCGTACGAGATCCTGGACCTGGCGCGCTTCCGGGCCAACGTGCTCCGCGACCGCAAGGGTCCGGCCGCCGCCTTCCGCGTCATCCCGACCAAGATCATGACCGTGGAGGAGCTGGGCCTCTCCGAGGACGTGCAGAAGCTCTGCTTCCTGAGCAAGGGCCTGGTGGTGGTGACCGGCCCCACCGGCTCCGGCAAGTCCACGACGCTCGCGGCGATGATCGACCTCGTCAACCGCAAGCGCACCGATCATATCATCACGATCGAAGACCCGATCGAGTTCGTGCACCCCAACAAGAGCTGCGTTATCACGCAGCGGCAGGTGTCGCTGCACACCGACTCGTTCAAGCGGGCGCTGCGCGCCGCGCTGCGCGAGGACCCGGACATCGTGCTGGTGGGCGAGATGCGCGACCTCGAGACCGTGGCCATCGCGATCGAGACCGCCGAGACCGGACACCTCGTCTTCGGGACGCTGCACACCACGACCGCCCCGTCCACCGTGGACCGCATCATCGACCAGTTCCCCGCCGACCGGCAGAGCCAGATCCGCGTCATGCTCTCGGAGTCCCTGAAGGGGGTGGTCGCGCAGATCCTCTGCAAGAAGATCGGCGGCGGGCGCGTGGCGGTGCGGGAGATACTGCTCAACATCCCAGCTATCGCGAACCTGATCCGCGAGGGAAAGACCTTCCAGATCCAGTCCATGATGCAGACCAACAAGAAGATCGGCATGGTGACGCTGAACGACGCGCTGCTCGACGCCGTGGAGAAGAAGCTCGTGGAGCCGCACGAGGCGTGGATAAAATCCGTGGACAAGAGCGCTCTGGAGGCGATGCTCAAGGCCAAGGGACACGACCTCAGCTTTCTGAAGAACGTCCAGCAGTGA
- the hypB gene encoding hydrogenase nickel incorporation protein HypB — MHEIDLKSGLLEPNSELAKENRDVLASCGTYAVNLMSGPGAGKTSLLERLVPALARHLRVAVIEGDIVGSADAERIARLGVPVQQINTGGACHLDARMVHHAIHHVVRDGIDVLLIENVGNLVCPAEFDLGEDDAVMLLSVAEGHDKPKKYPLMFRRADLIVVSKVDLLGFTNFDYNEAVAAARDVHPGVDIFPVSCRTGEGVARVVEWIERRVRAKTAGHHHVRAAL, encoded by the coding sequence ATGCATGAGATCGACCTGAAGTCCGGGCTCCTCGAGCCGAACTCGGAGCTCGCGAAGGAGAACCGCGACGTCCTGGCCTCGTGCGGCACCTACGCGGTGAACCTGATGAGCGGCCCCGGCGCGGGAAAGACGTCGCTGCTGGAGCGGCTGGTGCCGGCGCTCGCCCGGCACCTCCGCGTGGCCGTGATCGAGGGTGACATCGTCGGCAGTGCCGACGCCGAGCGCATCGCGCGGCTCGGCGTGCCGGTGCAGCAGATCAACACCGGCGGCGCGTGCCACCTGGACGCGCGCATGGTGCACCACGCCATCCACCACGTGGTGCGCGACGGCATCGACGTGCTGCTGATCGAGAATGTCGGCAACCTGGTCTGCCCGGCCGAATTCGACCTCGGAGAGGACGACGCGGTGATGCTCTTGTCCGTCGCCGAGGGGCACGACAAGCCCAAGAAGTACCCGCTCATGTTCCGGCGCGCCGACCTCATCGTCGTCAGCAAGGTGGACCTCCTCGGCTTCACCAACTTCGACTACAACGAGGCGGTGGCCGCCGCCCGTGACGTGCACCCGGGCGTGGACATCTTCCCAGTGTCGTGCCGCACTGGCGAAGGGGTTGCCCGCGTCGTCGAGTGGATCGAGCGGCGGGTCAGGGCGAAGACCGCGGGGCACCATCACGTGCGAGCGGCGCTGTGA
- a CDS encoding hydrogenase maturation nickel metallochaperone HypA — translation MHEAGIALQLIECVIDRLETVPHGPVRQIHVRIGAMSGVCADALDFAFGCLARGTGLEAARLVFEVVPLTVACAACGATNPVEEYVFRCPACGSERTEIASGRELEVRKLEVEDVEVPCHA, via the coding sequence ATGCACGAAGCCGGCATAGCTCTGCAGCTCATCGAGTGTGTGATCGATCGTCTCGAGACCGTGCCGCACGGCCCGGTGCGCCAGATCCACGTTCGAATCGGTGCGATGTCCGGCGTGTGCGCCGACGCCCTCGATTTCGCGTTCGGGTGCCTGGCCCGCGGCACGGGGCTGGAGGCCGCCCGTCTGGTTTTCGAGGTCGTGCCGCTCACCGTCGCCTGTGCGGCCTGCGGCGCGACGAACCCGGTGGAGGAGTACGTTTTCCGGTGCCCGGCCTGTGGGTCGGAGCGTACCGAGATCGCTAGCGGCCGGGAGCTGGAAGTCCGGAAGCTCGAGGTCGAGGATGTGGAGGTGCCCTGCCATGCATGA
- a CDS encoding hydrogenase maturation protease, which produces MTGPDPAHQVVVVGLGNPILRDDAVGVLAARVLAERLAGAPVEVRESSWGGIRFLDLLAGFARAIIIDAIEWRHGPPGTVYRLSPDRAIPTLRAAGYHDISLGSALDFGRAVGLPLPGEIVFFAVEASDTRTFDERPTPAVEDAVPEVVSRVEAQLVQWGVIEEAACTKPA; this is translated from the coding sequence GTGACCGGACCGGACCCCGCTCACCAGGTGGTCGTCGTCGGGCTCGGCAATCCGATCCTGCGCGACGACGCCGTAGGCGTGCTCGCCGCGCGGGTGCTGGCCGAGCGCCTCGCCGGCGCGCCGGTGGAGGTGCGGGAGAGCTCGTGGGGCGGGATCCGGTTCCTGGACCTGCTCGCGGGCTTCGCGCGCGCGATCATCATCGACGCCATCGAGTGGCGGCACGGGCCGCCCGGCACGGTCTACCGCCTGAGTCCCGACCGGGCCATCCCCACCCTGCGCGCCGCCGGCTACCACGACATCAGCCTCGGTTCGGCGCTCGACTTCGGCCGCGCCGTGGGCCTGCCGCTCCCCGGCGAGATCGTCTTCTTCGCCGTCGAGGCGTCCGATACCCGCACGTTCGACGAGCGACCCACCCCGGCCGTCGAGGACGCGGTTCCGGAAGTCGTGAGCCGCGTCGAGGCCCAGTTGGTGCAGTGGGGTGTGATAGAGGAGGCCGCATGCACGAAGCCGGCATAG
- a CDS encoding Ni/Fe hydrogenase subunit alpha — translation MKTISIDPITRLEGHGKIDIFLTDEGEVAETYLQIPELRGFEKFCEGRPVEELPRIMTRICGVCPEAHHMASAKACDAVFHVEPPPAAKKLRELLYAAFYTGDHTTHFYALGGPDFVVGPTAPAAERNILGVIAKVGLEAGKRVIRQRAGAQEVVKILGGKAIHPVTSIPGGVSKGLTEPERQRIEQLAREFVEFAEFTLGVFDAIVLKNQEYVDLILGDVYNHRLYSMGTVDANNRVNFYDGLIRVVDQEGKEFAKFPARDYLDHIAEHVEPWSYLKYPYLKRVGWKGFVDGPDSGVYRATPLARLNAADGMATPKAQEAYERMYQTLGGKPVHATLATHWARVIEIMYAAERTLELATDPEITSAEYRTIPTEIPTEGVGSVEAPRGTLYHHYQTDDRGIVRKVNLIVGTTNNHAAISMAVKRAASKLIRKGVEASDGVLNMVEMAFRAYDPCFGCATHSLPGQMPLELRIRDPDGRVVQVLRRP, via the coding sequence ATGAAGACCATCTCGATCGATCCCATCACCCGGCTCGAAGGGCACGGGAAGATCGACATCTTCCTCACCGACGAGGGAGAGGTCGCCGAAACCTACCTTCAGATCCCCGAGCTCCGGGGCTTCGAGAAGTTCTGCGAGGGGCGGCCGGTGGAAGAGCTGCCCCGCATTATGACGCGGATCTGTGGCGTGTGTCCCGAAGCGCACCACATGGCGTCGGCCAAGGCGTGCGACGCCGTCTTCCATGTCGAGCCGCCCCCCGCAGCCAAGAAGCTCCGCGAGCTGCTGTACGCCGCGTTCTACACCGGCGACCACACCACCCACTTTTACGCGCTGGGCGGGCCCGACTTCGTGGTCGGGCCCACCGCGCCCGCGGCCGAGCGGAACATCCTCGGCGTGATCGCGAAGGTCGGCCTGGAGGCGGGGAAGCGGGTGATCCGCCAGCGGGCGGGCGCGCAGGAGGTGGTGAAGATCCTGGGCGGCAAGGCCATCCACCCCGTCACCTCGATCCCCGGCGGGGTGAGCAAGGGCCTCACCGAGCCGGAGCGCCAGCGCATCGAGCAGCTCGCCCGCGAGTTCGTCGAGTTCGCCGAGTTCACGCTCGGCGTGTTCGACGCGATCGTGCTCAAGAACCAGGAGTACGTGGACCTCATCCTCGGTGACGTGTACAACCACCGCCTCTATTCGATGGGGACGGTGGACGCCAACAACCGGGTGAACTTCTACGACGGCCTCATCCGGGTCGTGGACCAGGAAGGCAAGGAATTCGCGAAGTTCCCGGCCAGGGACTACCTCGACCACATCGCCGAGCACGTCGAGCCGTGGTCGTACCTGAAGTACCCGTACCTGAAGCGAGTCGGCTGGAAGGGCTTCGTGGACGGTCCCGATTCGGGCGTTTACCGGGCCACCCCGCTCGCGCGGCTCAACGCCGCGGACGGCATGGCGACGCCGAAGGCCCAGGAGGCCTACGAGCGGATGTACCAGACGCTCGGCGGCAAGCCGGTCCACGCCACGCTGGCAACCCACTGGGCGCGCGTGATCGAGATCATGTACGCGGCCGAGCGCACCCTCGAGCTGGCGACGGACCCCGAGATAACGAGCGCCGAGTACCGCACCATCCCGACCGAGATCCCAACGGAGGGGGTGGGATCCGTAGAGGCGCCACGGGGCACGCTGTACCACCACTACCAGACGGACGACCGGGGGATCGTCCGCAAGGTGAACCTGATCGTCGGGACGACCAACAACCACGCGGCCATCTCGATGGCGGTCAAGCGGGCGGCGTCGAAGCTGATCCGGAAGGGTGTCGAGGCCAGCGACGGCGTCCTCAACATGGTCGAGATGGCCTTCCGCGCCTACGATCCGTGCTTCGGGTGCGCGACGCACAGCCTCCCCGGGCAGATGCCGCTGGAGCTGCGCATCCGCGACCCGGACGGCCGGGTGGTTCAGGTGCTGCGCCGACCGTAG